A stretch of Janibacter endophyticus DNA encodes these proteins:
- a CDS encoding phosphomannomutase/phosphoglucomutase, which translates to MTHDLAQLVKAYDVRGTVPDQIDVDVVWALGAAFAEVVAEAEGARAVVVGHDMRPSSPELVRALAAGITARGIDVITIGLASTDGLYYASGALGLPGAMFTASHNPAQYNGIKLCRAGARPVGQDSGLAAIRELAQRHLDEGRSGFDRTPGSVTERDVLADYAGFLRGLVDLSAIRPLTVVVDAANGMGGLTVPAVLGTGAGLPALPLSIEEMYFELDGTFPNHEANPLDPRNLVDLQAAVREHGADIGIAFDGDADRCFVVDEHGDPVSPSAITAMIAAREVAKEVAAGSPAGDIAIVHNAITSAAVPEIIAESGARPVRTRVGHSFVKATMSEHEAVFGGEHSAHYYFRDFWFADTGMLAAMHVLAALGETEQPLSSVMAPYDRYPASGEINSTVDDAVAVTDRVRAWVQERTPGVEIDELDGMTVTHDGDAGEPMWWFNLRPSNTEPLLRLNVEAADDATMARVRDEVLTQVRA; encoded by the coding sequence GTGACTCACGACCTCGCTCAGCTCGTCAAGGCGTACGACGTGCGTGGCACCGTGCCCGACCAGATCGACGTCGATGTCGTGTGGGCGCTGGGGGCCGCCTTCGCGGAGGTCGTCGCCGAGGCCGAGGGGGCTCGCGCGGTCGTCGTGGGCCACGACATGCGGCCGTCCTCCCCGGAGCTCGTCCGGGCCCTCGCGGCGGGTATCACCGCGCGGGGCATCGATGTCATCACCATCGGCCTGGCCAGCACCGACGGCCTCTACTACGCGAGCGGGGCTCTCGGGCTCCCGGGCGCGATGTTCACCGCCAGCCACAACCCGGCGCAGTACAACGGCATCAAGCTGTGCCGCGCGGGGGCCCGTCCGGTCGGACAGGACTCCGGCCTCGCGGCGATCCGCGAGCTGGCCCAGCGACACCTCGACGAGGGCCGGTCGGGCTTCGACCGCACCCCTGGCTCGGTGACCGAGCGAGATGTGCTCGCCGACTACGCCGGCTTCCTGCGCGGACTCGTCGACCTGTCGGCGATCCGCCCGCTGACCGTCGTCGTCGACGCGGCCAACGGCATGGGTGGCCTCACGGTGCCCGCCGTCCTCGGGACGGGGGCCGGGCTGCCCGCGCTCCCGCTGAGCATCGAGGAGATGTACTTCGAGCTCGACGGCACCTTCCCCAACCACGAGGCGAACCCGCTCGACCCGAGGAACCTTGTCGACCTCCAGGCCGCCGTCCGCGAGCACGGCGCCGACATCGGCATCGCCTTCGACGGTGACGCGGACCGCTGCTTCGTCGTCGACGAGCACGGTGACCCGGTGAGCCCGAGCGCGATCACCGCGATGATCGCCGCCCGCGAGGTCGCCAAGGAGGTCGCCGCCGGCAGCCCGGCCGGCGACATCGCGATCGTGCACAACGCGATCACCTCGGCGGCGGTGCCGGAGATCATCGCCGAGAGCGGGGCCCGGCCTGTCCGGACCAGGGTCGGGCACTCCTTCGTCAAGGCGACGATGAGCGAGCACGAGGCGGTCTTCGGCGGTGAGCACAGCGCCCACTACTACTTCCGGGACTTCTGGTTCGCCGACACCGGGATGCTCGCCGCGATGCACGTGCTCGCCGCGCTCGGGGAGACGGAGCAGCCGCTGAGCTCGGTCATGGCTCCCTACGACCGGTACCCGGCCTCGGGTGAGATCAACTCCACCGTCGACGACGCGGTCGCGGTCACCGACCGGGTGCGGGCCTGGGTCCAGGAGCGCACCCCTGGGGTCGAGATCGACGAGCTCGACGGGATGACGGTCACCCACGACGGCGACGCCGGTGAGCCCATGTGGTGGTTCAACCTCCGGCCGAGCAACACCGAGCCCCTCCTGCGCCTCAACGTCGAGGCAGCGGACGATGCGACCATGGCACGGGTCCGGGACGAGGTCCTCACCCAGGTCCGCGCCTGA
- the mtrA gene encoding MtrAB system response regulator MtrA, whose amino-acid sequence MKGRVLVVDDDQALAEMLGIVLQKEGLEVSHVADGSRAVDAFRETRPDLVLLDVMLPGMDGIEICRRIRQESGVPIVMLTARTDTVDVVVGLESGADDYVVKPFKPQELIARLRARLRRGDEPEPERLQIGDLTIDVAGHSVKRGDTQLSLTPLEFDLLVALARKPWQVFAREVLLEQVWGYRHAGDTRLVNVHVQRLRSKIELDPENPQIVVTVRGVGYKAGPA is encoded by the coding sequence GTGAAGGGACGTGTCCTCGTCGTCGACGACGACCAGGCGCTGGCCGAGATGCTCGGGATCGTCCTCCAGAAGGAGGGTCTCGAGGTGAGCCACGTCGCCGACGGGTCGCGGGCGGTCGACGCCTTCCGCGAGACCCGGCCCGACCTCGTGCTCCTCGACGTCATGCTCCCGGGCATGGACGGCATCGAGATCTGCCGGCGCATCCGCCAGGAGTCCGGCGTCCCGATCGTCATGCTCACCGCGCGCACCGACACGGTCGACGTCGTCGTGGGTCTGGAGTCCGGCGCCGACGACTACGTCGTCAAGCCCTTCAAGCCGCAGGAGCTCATCGCCCGGCTGCGCGCCCGGCTGCGCCGCGGCGACGAGCCGGAGCCCGAGCGGCTGCAGATCGGTGACCTCACCATCGACGTCGCGGGCCACTCCGTGAAGCGCGGCGACACCCAGCTCTCGCTGACCCCCCTCGAGTTCGACCTCCTCGTCGCCCTGGCCCGCAAGCCCTGGCAGGTCTTCGCCCGCGAGGTCCTCCTCGAGCAGGTGTGGGGCTACCGGCACGCCGGCGACACCCGGCTCGTCAACGTGCACGTCCAGCGGCTGCGCAGCAAGATCGAGCTCGACCCCGAGAACCCGCAGATCGTCGTGACGGTCCGGGGCGTCGGGTACAAGGCCGGCCCGGCCTGA
- the ahcY gene encoding adenosylhomocysteinase, translating to MSFDYKVADLGLAEAGRHQIRLAEHEMPGLMSLREEYGESQPLKGARIAGSLHMTVQTAVLIETLTALGAEVRWASCNIYSTQDEAAAAIVVGQGTPEDPQGVPVFAWKGETLEEYWDCTEQILTWPESGAESGPNMILDDGGDATMLVLKGRQWEEAGQVPPTTEEDSEELSVFKALVRRTMEADPTRWTEVSKGIKGVTEETTTGVHRLYQLAEAGELIFPAINVNDSVTKSKFDNKYGIRHSLVDGLNRATDVLIGGKVAVVCGYGDVGKGSAESLRGQGARVIVTEVDPICALQAAMDGYQVARLDSVADQADIFVTTTGCYDVITAEHMAAMKDKAIVANVGHFDNEIDMAGLARVEGITKTEIKPQVHEWTFADGHSIIVLSEGRLMNLGNATGHPSFVMSNSFANQTIAQIELFTKTSEYDNEVYTLPKHLDEKVARLHLDALGVELTELTKGQAEYLGVDVAGPYKPEHYRY from the coding sequence GTGTCCTTCGACTACAAGGTCGCCGACCTGGGCCTCGCCGAGGCCGGCCGCCACCAGATCCGTCTCGCCGAGCACGAGATGCCCGGTCTCATGTCCCTGCGCGAGGAGTACGGCGAGAGCCAGCCCCTCAAGGGCGCCCGGATCGCCGGCTCGCTGCACATGACCGTGCAGACCGCCGTCCTCATCGAGACCCTCACCGCGCTCGGCGCAGAGGTCCGCTGGGCCAGCTGCAACATCTACTCCACCCAGGACGAGGCGGCCGCCGCGATCGTCGTCGGTCAGGGCACCCCCGAGGACCCCCAGGGTGTCCCGGTCTTCGCCTGGAAGGGCGAGACCCTCGAGGAGTACTGGGACTGCACCGAGCAGATCCTCACCTGGCCCGAGTCCGGCGCCGAGAGTGGCCCGAACATGATCCTCGACGACGGCGGCGACGCGACGATGCTCGTCCTCAAGGGCCGTCAGTGGGAGGAGGCGGGCCAGGTCCCGCCGACGACCGAGGAGGACTCCGAGGAGCTCAGTGTCTTCAAGGCGCTCGTCCGCCGGACGATGGAGGCCGACCCGACGAGGTGGACCGAGGTGAGCAAGGGCATCAAGGGCGTCACCGAGGAGACCACCACGGGCGTCCACCGCCTCTACCAGCTCGCCGAGGCGGGCGAGCTGATCTTCCCGGCGATCAACGTCAACGACTCCGTCACCAAGTCCAAGTTCGACAACAAGTACGGCATCCGGCACAGCCTCGTCGACGGCCTGAACCGGGCCACCGACGTCCTCATCGGCGGCAAGGTCGCCGTGGTCTGCGGCTACGGCGACGTCGGCAAGGGCAGCGCCGAGAGCCTCCGCGGCCAGGGCGCCCGCGTCATCGTCACCGAGGTCGACCCCATCTGCGCGCTCCAGGCCGCGATGGACGGCTACCAGGTCGCGCGGCTCGACTCCGTCGCCGACCAGGCGGACATCTTCGTCACGACGACCGGCTGCTACGACGTCATCACCGCCGAGCACATGGCGGCGATGAAGGACAAGGCGATCGTCGCCAACGTCGGTCACTTCGACAACGAGATCGACATGGCCGGGCTGGCCCGGGTCGAGGGCATCACCAAGACCGAGATCAAGCCGCAGGTCCACGAGTGGACCTTTGCCGACGGGCACTCGATCATCGTGCTGTCCGAGGGCCGCCTCATGAACCTCGGCAACGCCACCGGCCACCCGAGCTTCGTCATGAGCAACTCCTTCGCGAACCAGACGATCGCGCAGATCGAGCTCTTCACGAAGACCAGCGAGTACGACAACGAGGTCTACACCCTGCCCAAGCACCTCGACGAGAAGGTCGCGCGCCTGCACCTCGACGCCCTCGGGGTCGAGCTCACCGAGCTGACCAAGGGCCAGGCCGAGTACCTCGGCGTCGACGTGGCGGGCCCGTACAAGCCGGAGCACTACCGGTACTGA
- a CDS encoding mycothione reductase, with the protein MPHHDLVIIGSGSGNSLVTPDLEHLDIAIIEGGPVFGGTCLNVGCIPTKMFVLPADRAREAATSAHLGLRTRFDGADWPAIRDRIFGRIDPIAAAGEAYRRDGERTTLYRGHARLTGERRLVVDLPEGPVEVTADRVVIAAGAHPLIPTAIAESGVAVHTSDTIMRIDDLPQRLLVVGGGFVAAELAHVFASLGTRVTVAVRGEGMLTHLDEAIRTPFAQAAAAQWDVRTRTTVATLEQGEAIRVTFTDGTELEVDEVLVATGRAPSTEHLGCEAAGVDLHPDGRVVVDVHGRTSADGVWALGDVSSPYMLKHVANQEARVVAHNLAHPEDLRAFMHRAVPSAVFTHPQVATVGMTQSEARAAGHDVCVHVQDYGSTAYGWALDDTTSRCVLVGDASTGELLGAHLVGPEASTLIQPLIQAMSLGTPLAEVARGQYWIHPALTEVVENAVIGLLDLMPDTPPHITESTDTPG; encoded by the coding sequence GTGCCGCACCACGACCTCGTCATCATCGGCTCGGGCTCGGGCAACTCCCTCGTCACGCCCGACCTCGAGCACCTCGACATCGCGATCATCGAGGGAGGCCCGGTCTTCGGCGGGACCTGCCTCAACGTCGGCTGCATCCCGACGAAGATGTTCGTCCTGCCCGCCGACCGCGCGCGCGAGGCCGCCACAAGCGCCCACCTCGGCCTCCGGACCCGCTTCGACGGCGCGGACTGGCCGGCCATCCGCGACCGCATCTTCGGTCGGATCGACCCGATCGCCGCTGCAGGGGAGGCCTACCGGCGCGACGGGGAGCGCACGACGCTCTACCGCGGCCACGCCCGCCTCACCGGCGAGCGTCGCCTCGTCGTCGACCTCCCCGAGGGGCCGGTCGAGGTCACGGCCGACCGGGTCGTCATCGCCGCCGGCGCGCACCCGCTCATCCCCACGGCGATCGCCGAGAGCGGGGTGGCGGTCCACACCTCCGACACGATCATGCGGATCGACGACCTGCCGCAGCGGCTCCTCGTCGTCGGCGGAGGCTTCGTCGCGGCGGAGCTCGCCCACGTCTTCGCGTCCCTCGGCACCCGGGTGACGGTGGCCGTCCGGGGCGAAGGGATGCTCACCCACCTCGACGAGGCGATCCGCACCCCCTTCGCCCAGGCCGCGGCGGCCCAGTGGGACGTGCGGACGCGGACCACGGTCGCCACACTCGAGCAGGGGGAGGCCATCCGCGTCACCTTCACCGACGGCACCGAGCTCGAGGTCGACGAGGTCCTCGTCGCCACCGGGCGGGCGCCGAGCACGGAGCACCTCGGGTGCGAGGCCGCCGGCGTCGACCTCCACCCGGACGGCCGGGTCGTCGTCGACGTCCACGGCCGGACGAGCGCCGACGGGGTGTGGGCGCTCGGCGACGTCAGCTCGCCGTACATGCTCAAGCACGTCGCCAACCAGGAGGCCCGGGTCGTCGCGCACAACCTCGCGCACCCGGAGGACCTCCGGGCGTTCATGCACCGGGCGGTGCCGTCGGCGGTCTTCACCCACCCGCAGGTCGCCACGGTCGGCATGACGCAGTCCGAGGCGCGGGCCGCGGGCCACGACGTGTGCGTCCACGTCCAGGACTACGGCTCGACCGCCTACGGCTGGGCGCTCGACGACACGACGAGCCGGTGCGTCCTCGTCGGCGACGCCTCGACCGGCGAGCTGCTCGGGGCGCACCTCGTCGGACCCGAGGCCTCGACGCTCATCCAGCCGCTCATCCAGGCGATGTCGCTCGGGACCCCTCTCGCCGAGGTGGCGCGCGGCCAGTACTGGATCCACCCCGCCCTCACCGAGGTGGTGGAGAACGCGGTCATCGGGCTGCTGGACCTCATGCCCGATACCCCGCCCCACATCACCGAGTCCACGGACACTCCCGGCTGA
- a CDS encoding Trm112 family protein, producing the protein MSAQIEPWLREILRCPACRSELRDAEGPSGPELVCTSGECGLAYRIDDGIPVLLVDEGRRPGPA; encoded by the coding sequence ATGAGCGCCCAGATCGAACCCTGGCTGCGAGAGATCCTGCGCTGCCCGGCATGCCGCAGCGAGCTGCGCGACGCGGAGGGGCCCTCTGGCCCTGAGCTCGTGTGCACCTCCGGAGAGTGCGGCCTCGCCTACCGGATCGACGACGGGATCCCCGTCCTGCTCGTCGACGAGGGCCGGCGTCCCGGCCCCGCGTAA
- the mtrB gene encoding MtrAB system histidine kinase MtrB: MSARPDTVAPGPLALPTRILRQLIGRWRRSLQLRVVSMTLVLGLITVSIISVAMYRSIAEGLVSDRVTTSQTVARQLTNDAQEALDQTDQTETPAKLSQAVNDIVNSTLAPPADDRSRYFVLTRSQGNEEPGPPLETRFIKGSGIDLSDIPAELQQAVGADPERQQTTTIEVVRNGTEAPDVTGSASEETVTAVVVGSQITVPTAGAYDVYLVFPMDREERTLGTISRSFILGALSLLILVSGVAFVVTRQVVTPVRRAAAVAERLSSGHLNERMSARGHDDLAQLGRSFNDMADSLQAQIRQLEGLSRVQQRFVSDVSHELRTPLTTITMAADVLMASKDELDPVAARSAELLVAELERFEALLADLLEISRHDAGAAVLDLEPTDLNAVVDRAIASAEPIAQVRGSTVSVERTSLTAIAEIDSRRIERILRNLVVNAIEHGEGKPVVVHVGENADAVSVVVEDHGVGLRSGEASLVFNRFWRADPARARTTGGTGLGLAISLEDARLHHGWLQAWGEPGEGSRFRLTLPKNPNGQITAAALPLTPTEVLEASPRGAGEDA, encoded by the coding sequence ATGTCCGCCCGGCCGGACACCGTCGCGCCGGGTCCGCTCGCCCTGCCGACCCGGATCCTGCGCCAGCTCATCGGCAGGTGGCGCCGCAGCCTGCAGCTGAGGGTCGTGTCCATGACCCTGGTGCTCGGTCTCATCACCGTCTCGATCATCAGCGTGGCGATGTACCGCTCGATCGCTGAGGGTCTCGTCTCCGACCGGGTCACGACCTCGCAGACCGTCGCCCGACAGCTGACGAACGACGCCCAGGAGGCGCTCGACCAGACCGACCAGACCGAGACCCCGGCGAAGCTGTCGCAGGCGGTCAACGACATCGTGAACTCCACGCTGGCGCCCCCGGCCGACGACCGGTCGCGGTACTTCGTGCTCACGCGCTCGCAGGGCAACGAGGAGCCGGGACCGCCGCTGGAGACCCGCTTCATCAAGGGCAGCGGCATCGACCTCAGCGACATCCCGGCGGAGCTGCAGCAGGCGGTGGGGGCCGACCCCGAGCGCCAGCAGACGACGACCATCGAGGTGGTGCGCAACGGCACCGAGGCGCCCGACGTCACCGGTAGCGCCTCCGAGGAGACCGTCACCGCGGTCGTCGTCGGGTCGCAGATCACCGTCCCCACGGCCGGTGCCTACGACGTCTACCTCGTCTTCCCGATGGACCGGGAGGAGCGCACGCTCGGGACGATCTCGCGCTCCTTCATCCTCGGCGCGCTCTCGCTGCTCATCCTCGTCTCGGGCGTGGCCTTCGTCGTCACGAGGCAGGTGGTCACCCCGGTGCGTCGCGCGGCCGCGGTCGCCGAGCGACTGTCCTCCGGCCACCTCAACGAGCGCATGTCGGCCCGGGGCCACGACGACCTCGCCCAGCTCGGCAGGTCGTTCAACGACATGGCCGACAGCCTCCAGGCGCAGATCCGCCAGCTCGAAGGCCTCTCGCGGGTGCAGCAGCGCTTCGTCTCGGACGTCTCGCACGAGCTGCGGACCCCGCTGACGACGATCACCATGGCCGCCGACGTCCTCATGGCGAGCAAGGACGAGCTCGACCCCGTCGCGGCGCGCTCGGCGGAGCTGCTCGTCGCCGAGCTCGAGCGCTTCGAGGCCCTCCTCGCGGACCTCCTCGAGATCAGCCGGCACGACGCGGGAGCGGCGGTGCTCGACCTCGAGCCGACCGACCTCAACGCGGTCGTCGACCGGGCCATCGCCTCGGCCGAGCCCATCGCGCAGGTCCGTGGGTCGACGGTCTCGGTCGAGCGTACGAGCCTGACGGCCATCGCTGAGATCGACAGTCGGCGGATCGAGCGGATCCTGCGCAACCTCGTCGTCAACGCGATCGAGCACGGGGAGGGGAAACCGGTCGTCGTCCACGTCGGGGAGAACGCCGACGCGGTCTCCGTCGTCGTCGAGGACCACGGCGTCGGGCTCCGGTCCGGGGAGGCCTCGCTCGTCTTCAACCGCTTCTGGCGCGCGGACCCCGCGCGGGCCCGGACGACCGGGGGGACGGGCCTGGGCCTGGCGATCTCGCTCGAGGACGCCCGCCTGCACCACGGCTGGCTCCAGGCCTGGGGTGAGCCGGGAGAGGGGTCACGCTTCCGGCTCACCCTGCCCAAGAACCCCAACGGGCAGATCACGGCGGCCGCGCTGCCCCTCACCCCGACGGAGGTCCTCGAGGCCTCGCCCCGCGGGGCAGGGGAGGACGCATGA
- a CDS encoding DUF808 domain-containing protein, producing MSGGLFALLDDIAAMARLAAASVDDVAAAAGRASAKSAGVVVDDTAVTPQYLEGVDPSRELPMIKKIATGSLRNKLLFILPAALLLSQFLPWIVTPILMLGGSYLCYEGAHKVWGKILGHEDHHAPVAASEGEDAAAQEEKVTSNAIRTDFILSAEIMVIALKEVAAEGFVARAVILTVVAILITLVVYGVVALIVKMDDIGLKLAEKPRTEGLGRGLVKAMPKVLAAISVIGTVAMIWVGGHIILVGLEETHWLPQPYEWVHHVEEQVAAATGAVGGALGWLTNTFFSFVAGLLWGSVIVGVVSLLPFGKKGGGHGEGHGDGPADGRGDAAAAPTAAH from the coding sequence ATGAGCGGCGGCCTCTTCGCGCTCCTCGACGACATCGCGGCGATGGCGCGCCTCGCCGCCGCGAGCGTCGACGACGTCGCGGCCGCCGCGGGGCGGGCCAGCGCGAAGTCGGCCGGTGTCGTCGTCGACGACACCGCGGTGACGCCGCAGTACCTCGAGGGCGTCGACCCGAGCCGAGAGCTCCCGATGATCAAGAAGATCGCCACGGGCTCGCTGCGCAACAAGCTGCTCTTCATCCTGCCGGCGGCGCTGCTGCTCAGCCAGTTCCTGCCGTGGATCGTCACCCCGATCCTCATGCTCGGCGGCTCGTACCTCTGCTACGAGGGCGCCCACAAGGTGTGGGGCAAGATCCTCGGCCACGAGGACCACCACGCACCGGTCGCCGCATCGGAGGGCGAGGACGCCGCCGCGCAGGAGGAGAAGGTCACCTCCAACGCGATCCGCACCGACTTCATCCTCTCCGCCGAGATCATGGTCATCGCGCTCAAGGAGGTCGCCGCCGAGGGCTTCGTCGCGCGCGCGGTCATCCTCACCGTCGTCGCGATCCTCATCACCCTCGTCGTCTACGGCGTCGTCGCGCTCATCGTCAAGATGGACGACATCGGCCTCAAGCTCGCCGAGAAGCCGAGGACCGAGGGCCTGGGCCGGGGTCTCGTCAAGGCGATGCCGAAGGTCCTCGCGGCCATCTCGGTCATCGGCACCGTCGCGATGATCTGGGTCGGCGGGCACATCATCCTCGTCGGTCTCGAGGAGACCCACTGGCTGCCGCAGCCCTACGAGTGGGTCCATCACGTCGAGGAGCAGGTCGCCGCCGCGACCGGCGCCGTCGGAGGCGCGCTCGGGTGGCTCACGAACACCTTCTTCTCCTTCGTCGCCGGCCTGCTCTGGGGCAGCGTCATCGTCGGGGTCGTCTCGCTCCTGCCCTTCGGGAAGAAGGGCGGCGGCCACGGCGAGGGCCACGGTGACGGTCCGGCGGACGGGCGCGGTGACGCGGCCGCCGCCCCGACCGCGGCGCACTGA